From Toxorhynchites rutilus septentrionalis strain SRP chromosome 2, ASM2978413v1, whole genome shotgun sequence, a single genomic window includes:
- the LOC129766154 gene encoding probable cyclin-dependent serine/threonine-protein kinase DDB_G0292550 — protein MASILEIIKTTSSIVPQFDGNIDKLKAFADALNLVKTFETPENKATIINVILTKLEGRARNAFTETPTSVNEISKILKAKITTSPPEQVLAKMANLKQNGGIEQFCLDLEKLVFSLETAYTAKEIPPQVAKSMANKEGVKHLAGGLKNEKTSLIIRAGNFNSYSDAMTKALEENLNNASASVFAYSQTNRNANRFNNNVDTHYNNYRRRPNDFHNRGRNQNNFNRNNFNQNNFQNQPRNNYNRFGQQNQVRDQFSNINPQRNNNNNNRRNTNFNRPQQYIRLTGNESQPTDALQSEPALTLEENKHYGNQH, from the coding sequence atggCTAGCATACTCGAAATAATCAAGACTACATCGTCTATAGTTCCGCAATTCGACGGAAACATAGACAAACTGAAAGCCTTCGCTGACGCTTTAAACTtggtgaaaacatttgaaacaccGGAAAACAAAGCAACCATAATTAACGTCATACTAACCAAACTAGAGGGACGGGCGAGAAATGCATTCACTGAAACACCGACATCGGTGAACGagataagcaaaattttaaaagcTAAAATAACGACCAGCCCACCGGAACAAGTTCTAGCTAAAATGGCTAACTTGAAACAAAACGGTGGAATCGAACAATTTTGCCTGGATTTAGAAAAATTGGTGTTCAGTTTGGAAACAGCGTACACCGCTAAAGAAATTCCGCCCCAAGTTGCCAAATCTATGGCAAACAAAGAAGGCGTCAAACATTTAGCCGGAgggttaaaaaacgaaaaaacctcgCTCATCATAAGAGCAGGGAATTTCAATTCATACTCCGACGCGATGACTAAAGCGTTGGAGGAAAACTTAAATAATGCGAGCGCATCAGTATTTGCATACTCGCAGACCAACAGAAACGCCAACCGTTTCAACAACAACGTTGACACACATTATAATAATTACAGGCGCAGGCCAAACGACTTCCATAACCGCGGTAGAAACCAAAACAATTTCAACCGCaacaatttcaaccaaaataatttccaaaaCCAACCGCGTAATAACTATAACCGTTTTGGCCAGCAAAACCAAGTTCGAGACCAATTCTCAAACATAAACCCACAgcgaaataacaacaacaacaataggcggaatacaaattttaaccGCCCTCAGCAATACATCCGCCTAACGGGAAACGAGTCACAACCGACGGATGCCCTCCAGTCCGAACCGGCATTGACATTGGAGGAAAACAAACATTACGGAAACCaacattaa